A region from the Candidatus Electrothrix scaldis genome encodes:
- a CDS encoding tetratricopeptide repeat protein encodes MFDKTKWDKPCIVNGILTIGLIMLVTGILRHSINISKELHDKRNPAIAVTQNNLAEFYRRQGRYDKAEPLYKSSLEISERAFGKYHPDRAITLNNLAALYYEQGRYDEAEPLYKDSLEISEQVLGKYHPYIVNILNNLAKLYRRQGRYNKIEPLYKRSLKISELAFGKNHPELARTLNSLARVYRYQGRAHEVESLYKRSLKITEKAQGKDHPSVIETLNDLEEFYIYQGRYKEVEPLYQRSLKISERTYGKEHPEVAATLNNLAKLYLHQGHYDKAAPLYKRSLDIAENTLGKDHPDIARALNNLAKVYTLQGYYSEAELLYQRALEITEDNFGKDHQNLVFTLNNLAKLYRLQGRYDEAEHLYKRSLDIRKKDLGDDHLGIAFILRNLAGLYKYLGRNEEAGALYKRTLNILERSLGKKNPKLVDNINNLARVYHNLGRYTDVESLYKRSLKISMSTDLTKDHPGLITTLNNLGELYQYWNRYEEAEALYRRALSISEQSFGKEHPDLIIILNHIAQLLSRQGEYKEAEAFYRRSLEVSEHAQGKDHPEQVTTLNNVAQLLADQGHYEEAKVLYERSLKISERAFGKDHPELATTLNNLAKLDLHQKRYGEAKALYKRCMEELHVIFPGGYHYIKNFSTMPDNDDEMNLSSDSPQAQKDTTHHHAAL; translated from the coding sequence ATGTTCGACAAAACAAAATGGGACAAGCCGTGTATTGTAAATGGGATACTTACCATTGGTCTCATCATGCTGGTCACAGGCATCCTCAGGCATTCAATAAATATATCAAAAGAGCTTCACGACAAAAGAAACCCTGCAATCGCTGTTACGCAGAACAACTTGGCAGAATTTTATCGCCGACAGGGCCGATACGATAAAGCCGAGCCACTCTACAAAAGTTCTTTAGAAATCTCCGAACGGGCCTTTGGCAAATACCACCCAGATCGGGCCATTACCCTGAATAATCTTGCTGCATTGTACTATGAACAAGGCCGCTACGATGAGGCCGAACCGCTCTACAAAGATTCTTTAGAAATCTCCGAGCAGGTCCTGGGAAAATACCACCCCTATATCGTAAACATTCTCAATAATCTGGCAAAGCTCTATCGCCGCCAAGGCCGATATAATAAAATAGAACCCCTGTACAAACGATCACTTAAAATATCTGAGCTCGCCTTTGGAAAAAATCATCCCGAGCTAGCCCGCACCTTAAATAGCCTGGCAAGGGTATATCGCTACCAGGGCCGTGCGCATGAGGTGGAATCTCTCTATAAACGTTCCCTGAAAATTACAGAAAAAGCCCAAGGTAAAGACCATCCCAGTGTTATAGAAACCCTGAATGACCTTGAAGAATTTTATATCTATCAGGGGCGATATAAAGAGGTTGAACCGCTGTATCAGCGTTCTTTGAAGATTTCAGAGCGTACCTATGGTAAGGAACACCCGGAAGTCGCTGCCACCCTGAATAATCTGGCGAAACTCTATCTCCATCAGGGGCATTATGATAAAGCTGCTCCCTTGTATAAACGCTCTCTGGATATCGCAGAGAACACCCTTGGCAAGGATCACCCTGATATTGCTCGGGCTCTTAATAATCTCGCCAAAGTATATACCCTCCAGGGCTATTATAGCGAAGCAGAGCTCTTATACCAACGTGCCTTAGAGATTACCGAAGACAATTTTGGCAAAGATCACCAGAACCTGGTCTTTACCTTGAACAATCTGGCCAAGCTTTATCGCCTTCAAGGCCGCTATGATGAGGCGGAACATCTCTATAAGCGCTCTTTGGACATCAGGAAAAAGGACCTGGGCGATGATCACCTGGGGATAGCCTTCATCCTCAGAAATCTTGCCGGGTTATATAAATATCTAGGTCGAAATGAAGAAGCAGGCGCCTTGTATAAACGGACCTTGAATATTCTGGAACGTTCTCTGGGCAAGAAAAACCCCAAGTTAGTCGACAACATAAACAACCTTGCGCGCGTATATCACAACCTGGGGCGTTATACTGACGTAGAGAGCCTCTATAAACGCTCGCTGAAGATCAGCATGTCCACGGACCTCACCAAGGATCATCCCGGATTAATTACCACTCTGAATAATCTTGGTGAATTATATCAATATTGGAACAGGTACGAAGAAGCAGAAGCCCTGTATAGACGAGCCCTGAGCATTTCAGAACAAAGTTTTGGTAAAGAACATCCTGACCTCATCATTATCCTGAACCATATAGCACAATTATTATCTCGGCAGGGAGAGTATAAGGAAGCTGAAGCCTTTTATAGGCGCTCTCTGGAAGTTTCAGAGCACGCCCAGGGAAAAGATCACCCGGAACAGGTGACAACACTGAATAATGTTGCCCAATTACTTGCTGATCAGGGACACTATGAAGAGGCAAAGGTCCTGTATGAACGTTCCCTGAAGATTTCAGAACGAGCTTTTGGTAAGGACCACCCAGAACTCGCTACCACCCTGAATAATCTTGCCAAGTTAGACCTTCACCAGAAGCGCTATGGTGAAGCCAAAGCCCTCTACAAACGA
- a CDS encoding IS1380 family transposase produces MKKKKNTTYRKSDLKINYIDITDDCLTSRSGLSLFIAYLHGISLFPIIESLFCDLRKSKKGASAVEIFKQIFCFMMDGTSRHLVYFDDLKADKGYAACIETSEDDMASSHTIKRFFGNFSFVKVFVFRRLLQKLFIWRLNITKPAVVELGIDTMVMENDDAECRHGVKPTYKKKKGFQPLQMNWGRFFVDAVFRGGDKHSNHGDTVQKMILHIVNRIRKEYRHDVPIVIRMDSGFFDQKIFEFCEQLGVGYICGGKMYKDIKEFASETTRWRRFAAPGKKDIWEYAEFGTKRGNWKQFRRAIYCRLCNHGSQLRLPGTGPDTVIITNLGRGGTIDELLEKAGVMSEYVSANAIVAGYHVRGSDELVNRGFKDFGHEQLPFTRFTPNAAWYYMLLVGFFLFESFKEDAASPVVSITAYASTVRRQLIDVAGKIVRHSGQVVLKVARCAFEGLQLAEMLKRCIEPPVLQH; encoded by the coding sequence ATGAAGAAGAAAAAAAACACGACCTATCGAAAAAGTGACCTGAAAATTAATTATATTGACATAACTGACGACTGTTTGACCAGTCGGTCAGGTCTGTCTCTTTTTATAGCGTACCTGCATGGTATTTCATTATTCCCTATTATTGAGAGTTTGTTCTGCGATCTGAGAAAAAGCAAAAAAGGTGCATCGGCGGTTGAGATATTCAAGCAGATATTCTGTTTTATGATGGACGGAACCAGTCGACATCTGGTGTACTTTGACGATCTTAAGGCAGATAAGGGCTATGCCGCCTGTATAGAGACATCAGAGGATGACATGGCCTCCTCGCATACAATCAAGCGTTTTTTCGGCAATTTTTCTTTTGTTAAAGTGTTTGTTTTTCGACGTCTGCTGCAGAAACTGTTCATTTGGCGATTGAATATAACCAAGCCAGCCGTTGTTGAACTCGGCATTGATACAATGGTTATGGAAAACGATGACGCAGAGTGTCGACATGGAGTAAAACCGACCTATAAAAAAAAGAAAGGATTCCAGCCGTTACAGATGAACTGGGGAAGATTTTTTGTAGATGCGGTTTTTCGCGGTGGTGATAAGCACTCGAATCACGGTGACACTGTCCAAAAAATGATATTGCATATTGTGAATCGCATCAGAAAGGAATATCGACATGATGTCCCGATTGTTATCCGAATGGACAGTGGTTTTTTCGACCAGAAGATTTTTGAATTTTGTGAGCAACTTGGTGTTGGTTATATCTGTGGTGGGAAGATGTATAAAGATATAAAAGAATTTGCAAGTGAGACAACCCGTTGGAGGCGTTTTGCCGCACCCGGTAAGAAAGATATTTGGGAGTATGCGGAATTCGGCACTAAAAGGGGTAATTGGAAGCAATTTCGACGAGCTATATACTGTCGCCTGTGCAACCACGGGTCTCAGCTTCGGCTTCCAGGAACTGGTCCAGACACCGTGATCATTACAAATCTTGGGCGTGGCGGAACTATTGACGAACTTCTTGAAAAGGCGGGAGTTATGTCAGAATATGTAAGTGCCAACGCTATTGTTGCAGGGTATCATGTACGCGGTAGCGACGAGTTGGTTAACCGAGGTTTCAAGGATTTTGGCCATGAACAACTGCCGTTCACTCGATTCACTCCAAACGCTGCGTGGTATTACATGCTACTGGTCGGCTTTTTTCTTTTTGAATCATTCAAAGAGGATGCAGCTTCTCCCGTAGTTTCAATAACAGCCTATGCATCAACAGTGCGCCGTCAACTGATAGATGTAGCCGGTAAAATTGTCAGGCACAGCGGTCAGGTTGTATTAAAAGTGGCCCGGTGTGCTTTTGAAGGGCTTCAATTAGCCGAAATGTTAAAAAGGTGTATTGAACCCCCTGTGTTACAACACTAG
- a CDS encoding AAA family ATPase — MRRGLTLGKFAPFHRGHQLVMETALAEMDELVVMVYATDVTDVPLQVRANWIQELYPRVRIIEAWDGPDGYGDTPEICREQENYILKKLNGLCITHFYSSEFYGDHVSRALNAVDRRIDEARQTVPISGTKLRADYFAGREHIAPLVYADLITKVCFMGAPSTGKTTLARVLAEQHNTVWMPEYGAEYWLEHQLDRRITLEQFEEIAPEHNRREDKLVLASRNYLFCDTSPMTTYVFAKDYHGCAGPGLTRLAREAEKRYDLFFLCDTDIPYADTWDRSGDQKRKWFQQQIIGDLAERRVPFFRVRGSLEERIAQVNSVLQQHRKFGNVLDIRYDEGKAAR, encoded by the coding sequence ATGAGACGCGGCCTGACCCTGGGCAAGTTTGCGCCCTTCCATCGTGGACACCAGCTGGTGATGGAGACCGCTTTGGCCGAGATGGATGAGCTGGTCGTGATGGTCTATGCCACAGATGTAACCGACGTGCCGCTTCAGGTCAGGGCAAACTGGATCCAGGAGCTGTACCCAAGGGTGAGGATCATTGAGGCCTGGGACGGACCGGACGGATACGGCGACACCCCGGAGATATGCCGTGAGCAGGAGAACTACATCCTCAAGAAGCTCAACGGCCTGTGCATCACCCATTTCTACTCCAGTGAATTCTACGGCGACCATGTAAGCCGGGCCCTCAATGCCGTAGATCGACGGATTGATGAGGCGCGTCAGACCGTGCCGATCAGCGGAACCAAACTCCGTGCCGATTATTTTGCAGGACGGGAACACATCGCCCCGCTCGTCTATGCCGATCTCATCACCAAGGTCTGTTTTATGGGCGCCCCGTCCACCGGCAAAACCACCCTGGCCCGTGTTCTGGCAGAGCAGCACAACACGGTGTGGATGCCGGAATACGGTGCGGAGTACTGGCTGGAGCATCAGCTTGACCGGCGAATTACCCTGGAGCAATTCGAGGAGATCGCCCCTGAGCATAATCGTAGGGAAGACAAGCTGGTCCTTGCAAGCCGCAACTACCTCTTCTGCGATACCAGCCCGATGACGACCTATGTTTTTGCAAAAGACTACCACGGTTGCGCCGGTCCGGGCCTGACGCGACTGGCAAGAGAAGCAGAAAAGCGCTACGATCTGTTCTTTCTTTGCGATACAGATATTCCCTATGCAGACACCTGGGATCGTAGTGGAGATCAGAAACGGAAATGGTTCCAGCAGCAGATTATCGGTGATCTTGCCGAGCGTCGAGTGCCCTTTTTTCGGGTGAGAGGTTCACTTGAGGAACGAATCGCACAGGTCAACAGCGTCCTTCAGCAGCACCGCAAGTTTGGCAACGTATTGGATATTCGTTATGACGAAGGCAAAGCTGCAAGGTGA
- the pnuC gene encoding nicotinamide riboside transporter PnuC, translated as MNAERYNRVDLIWLLFLTVTGSILSVFLSEGIFDLSIFLSGILCVGLIAIGRREGYLIGLYNSLSYAILAYENGLYGEVYLNLFFFIPTGILGYIMWRQHITSGKTVSMRQLTWTWRAFIAVLCLVATVGLGMILGLNPQQNTPFIDATTNVLSIIATILMMWRYKEQWILYILLNIITIIMWTLRTRAGGDSGDMMILMWSLFLLNAVFGCWRWHVGAQKTTAHNQARNLGQAI; from the coding sequence ATGAACGCAGAGAGATACAACCGAGTTGACCTGATCTGGCTGCTGTTTCTCACCGTTACAGGAAGCATACTGAGTGTTTTTCTATCCGAGGGCATCTTCGACCTGAGCATCTTCCTTTCCGGCATCCTCTGCGTGGGCCTGATCGCCATCGGACGCCGGGAAGGCTACCTGATCGGCCTGTACAACAGCCTGTCCTACGCTATTCTGGCCTATGAAAATGGCCTCTACGGCGAGGTCTATCTCAATCTCTTTTTCTTCATCCCGACCGGTATTCTGGGCTATATTATGTGGAGACAGCATATAACCTCAGGAAAGACTGTTAGCATGCGGCAGCTCACCTGGACCTGGCGAGCCTTCATCGCCGTGCTCTGCCTCGTCGCTACAGTGGGCCTGGGAATGATCCTGGGCTTGAATCCACAGCAGAACACCCCGTTCATCGATGCCACCACCAATGTCCTCTCCATCATAGCAACCATCCTCATGATGTGGCGATACAAGGAACAGTGGATCTTATACATCCTGCTCAACATTATCACGATCATCATGTGGACACTCCGCACCAGGGCCGGAGGTGACTCAGGAGACATGATGATCTTGATGTGGTCACTCTTCCTCCTCAATGCCGTGTTCGGCTGCTGGCGCTGGCATGTGGGAGCACAGAAAACAACAGCGCATAACCAAGCTCGGAATCTCGGGCAAGCAATATGA
- a CDS encoding DUF86 domain-containing protein: MYDKTLVLDILHQLLEATEKIQQRFEQIETVSDFTDSPFGMERMDSICMQLIAIGESLKNIDKITKRELLVQYPEIDWKGAKGLRDIIAHQYFNVDAEEIFWVCEKHLPPLSETIRQMISDITL, translated from the coding sequence ATGTATGACAAAACCCTTGTCCTGGATATCCTGCATCAGCTTCTGGAGGCAACGGAAAAGATACAGCAACGTTTCGAGCAAATCGAGACGGTTTCCGATTTTACAGATTCTCCATTCGGCATGGAGCGGATGGATTCAATCTGCATGCAGCTGATAGCAATCGGAGAAAGTTTAAAAAACATCGACAAAATAACCAAGAGAGAGCTTCTCGTGCAATATCCTGAGATTGATTGGAAAGGCGCAAAAGGCTTGAGAGACATCATCGCCCATCAATACTTCAATGTTGATGCCGAGGAGATATTCTGGGTTTGTGAGAAACATCTCCCTCCTCTTAGCGAAACAATCAGGCAGATGATATCTGACATAACACTTTAA
- a CDS encoding nucleotidyltransferase domain-containing protein has protein sequence MTPSDILTILARYKRENSSKYGINNIGIFGSYSTGQATDKSDIDVVIETAYPDLYILVHIKEELEALFNKPVDLIRNRKNMNPYLKKRIEKDARYV, from the coding sequence ATGACCCCCTCGGATATTTTAACTATCTTAGCCCGCTACAAAAGGGAAAATTCCAGCAAATACGGCATTAACAACATCGGCATATTCGGTTCATACTCCACCGGACAGGCAACCGACAAAAGCGATATTGATGTTGTTATCGAAACCGCATATCCTGATCTCTATATCTTGGTGCATATCAAAGAGGAACTTGAGGCGCTCTTTAACAAGCCTGTCGATCTTATCCGCAACAGAAAGAACATGAATCCATACCTCAAGAAACGCATTGAAAAGGATGCTCGGTATGTATGA
- a CDS encoding IS1380 family transposase, with protein MKSKQNKRSARVSPKKIQINKGAKGVTAQAGLIPAVKFLQKHNVGQLIQETLEHQRGATATYDAVDIIFLPLIAIIGGARSISNIATVWADSVLCRIAGWRLIPDETTFGRLFRTFSYRHINNLEVLNHRLRARMWRKGLRSGKSKVGAAHCLVVDVDSTEKTVYGSQQGAAKGFNPHKRGAKSYHPLLAFCAESKEILQGWLRCGNAYTSNGIVEFTKQLLAHLPNGTRILFRGDSGFFVGALLDLLDQYGHSYLIKVKLKGLVTLLSKQSWEPVPGQAGWEQCIFFHKCTTWSSTRLFVAVRREKPADPAKPATLFEMKEFDYFCYVVSEIADPWQVHKRYGQRATCETWIEEAKNQTALVHIKTEDFWANSVLFQTAILAYNTIRWMALLSGNAVLRRWEPGTIRTFLVRVAGKYTTGGRQQKLFVPERMLYSTQWDDWVAVGLY; from the coding sequence ATGAAGTCTAAACAGAATAAACGATCTGCCCGAGTCTCGCCCAAAAAAATACAAATTAATAAAGGAGCAAAAGGGGTTACAGCACAGGCAGGCTTGATTCCTGCCGTAAAGTTCCTGCAAAAACATAATGTTGGCCAGCTTATCCAGGAAACTTTAGAACATCAACGCGGAGCCACCGCCACTTATGATGCAGTTGATATAATATTTCTCCCTTTGATAGCTATTATCGGCGGAGCTCGTTCTATCAGCAATATTGCAACAGTCTGGGCAGATAGCGTACTTTGCCGGATAGCAGGATGGCGGTTAATCCCGGACGAAACAACCTTTGGCCGCCTTTTTCGAACATTCAGCTATCGTCATATCAATAACCTGGAAGTTCTTAATCATCGGTTGCGTGCTCGCATGTGGCGTAAGGGATTGCGATCCGGGAAAAGTAAAGTCGGTGCAGCCCACTGTCTGGTTGTTGATGTGGATTCCACAGAAAAGACGGTATACGGTTCTCAGCAAGGAGCGGCCAAAGGGTTTAATCCACATAAACGCGGTGCAAAATCGTATCATCCTCTGCTTGCATTTTGCGCTGAAAGCAAAGAGATATTGCAAGGGTGGCTTCGATGCGGCAATGCCTATACAAGTAATGGTATTGTCGAGTTTACCAAGCAACTTCTGGCACACCTTCCCAATGGAACCCGGATTTTGTTCAGGGGCGACAGCGGTTTTTTTGTTGGTGCCCTGCTTGATCTTTTGGATCAGTATGGTCATAGTTACCTGATCAAGGTTAAGCTCAAGGGGCTGGTCACCCTTCTGTCCAAACAATCCTGGGAGCCGGTCCCCGGGCAGGCCGGTTGGGAACAATGTATCTTTTTTCATAAATGTACGACCTGGTCTTCGACCCGACTCTTTGTTGCGGTCCGCAGAGAGAAACCGGCTGACCCGGCAAAACCAGCGACCCTGTTTGAGATGAAGGAGTTCGATTACTTCTGTTATGTGGTCAGTGAGATTGCTGATCCATGGCAGGTCCACAAACGATACGGCCAACGAGCAACTTGTGAAACCTGGATTGAGGAAGCAAAAAACCAGACTGCGTTGGTACATATCAAGACAGAAGATTTCTGGGCAAATAGTGTGTTGTTTCAAACTGCTATTCTGGCATACAACACGATACGATGGATGGCTTTATTGAGCGGTAATGCTGTATTACGTCGCTGGGAGCCAGGTACAATTCGTACATTTCTCGTTCGGGTGGCTGGGAAGTATACTACTGGTGGACGGCAGCAAAAGCTATTTGTTCCCGAACGAATGCTGTATTCCACTCAGTGGGATGACTGGGTGGCGGTGGGGCTGTACTGA
- a CDS encoding dsDNA nuclease domain-containing protein translates to MTTRKKAANAGVDALLGFEFQRNCALYLLLDDYDRFKEREFFLCIEHHDDFLFCYRTNCRSNIEEIHSYQAKKLSGNVWTINERFSEVIAKILEVGNDLISDPARKCPNYTHELTFVSNTDIKLNYKPNAKEKKDGKEEITYLLNEQNCKCGFNAIPDEIKEKINKKVDNFCKKKKSTYHKAELDNFCIQWIDFPRNKNRQKDSLVGLMSRKFSHVSDPLAAVELLLSLFSEVEAVYNQGKVVTLLDSSKRVEGDEVKKAIDIIETEQKTFELWRNYSTELCHKFRVPIGIQNHHKNYIRNTFELLKDMSNNEHQIIKGFIRKNDYSMDYYSHGDMFDAYVSDIKNQHSMNLKDIDIFFSTLCSFVEYYS, encoded by the coding sequence TTGACCACAAGGAAAAAAGCAGCGAACGCTGGTGTAGATGCTTTATTAGGTTTCGAATTTCAGCGTAATTGTGCGTTGTACTTACTGCTTGATGATTACGACCGATTCAAGGAAAGAGAGTTTTTTCTATGCATCGAACATCACGATGACTTTCTCTTCTGCTATAGAACAAATTGTCGTAGCAATATTGAAGAAATTCATTCTTATCAGGCCAAAAAACTCTCAGGCAACGTCTGGACTATAAATGAACGATTTTCTGAAGTGATTGCAAAAATACTTGAAGTTGGAAACGATCTTATAAGCGACCCAGCGCGCAAATGCCCAAACTATACCCATGAGCTAACGTTTGTCTCTAACACTGACATCAAACTGAACTACAAGCCTAATGCAAAAGAGAAGAAAGATGGGAAAGAGGAAATAACGTATCTTCTAAACGAACAGAACTGTAAGTGTGGCTTCAATGCCATTCCTGATGAAATCAAAGAGAAAATAAACAAGAAAGTAGATAACTTTTGTAAAAAGAAAAAGAGTACCTATCACAAAGCTGAACTGGATAACTTTTGCATTCAATGGATTGATTTTCCACGAAATAAGAACAGGCAAAAAGATAGCCTAGTAGGGCTTATGAGTAGGAAATTTTCACATGTCTCAGACCCGTTAGCAGCAGTTGAGCTACTTCTTAGCCTCTTCAGTGAAGTCGAAGCTGTGTACAATCAGGGCAAGGTTGTCACCTTACTTGACAGTAGCAAGAGAGTCGAAGGCGATGAAGTCAAGAAGGCAATTGATATCATTGAGACAGAGCAAAAGACATTTGAGTTGTGGAGAAATTATTCAACGGAGCTATGTCATAAGTTTCGAGTCCCTATAGGTATCCAGAATCATCACAAAAATTACATCAGGAACACATTTGAGCTGTTAAAAGATATGAGCAATAATGAACATCAAATAATTAAAGGATTCATCAGGAAAAATGACTATTCTATGGACTACTACAGTCATGGCGACATGTTTGATGCATACGTTTCTGACATCAAGAATCAACATAGCATGAATCTAAAAGATATCGACATCTTCTTCTCTACTTTGTGCTCATTTGTAGAATACTACAGCTAG
- a CDS encoding nucleotidyltransferase domain-containing protein, giving the protein MIDFKKYQIDIDRICEKYRVKNLSVFGSATSVHFHDKSDIDFLLELDGPQNGMKRYMNIKFELEALFSRPVDLVMPKAIKNRRIKEYIFSETRKLYVA; this is encoded by the coding sequence ATGATTGATTTTAAAAAATATCAGATAGATATTGACAGAATCTGCGAAAAATACCGAGTAAAGAACCTGAGTGTTTTCGGCAGCGCAACCTCTGTACATTTTCATGACAAAAGCGACATTGATTTCCTGTTGGAACTGGACGGTCCGCAGAACGGTATGAAACGGTATATGAATATCAAATTTGAGCTGGAAGCTCTGTTTTCCCGCCCTGTTGACCTTGTTATGCCGAAAGCAATCAAAAACAGGCGCATCAAAGAGTATATTTTTTCAGAGACCAGGAAACTGTATGTCGCATGA
- a CDS encoding HepT-like ribonuclease domain-containing protein produces the protein MSHDPFVCIEDAVTACELIVQFTLSMGEAEYTADLKTQSAVERQFEIIGEALNRIKKIDASLLDRVDNWREIIGFRNVIAHGYDVIENEIVWNSVKEDIPVLLDQLQRLLKA, from the coding sequence ATGTCGCATGATCCTTTTGTCTGCATTGAAGATGCTGTCACTGCCTGTGAACTGATAGTGCAGTTTACCCTGAGTATGGGTGAGGCTGAGTATACCGCAGACCTGAAAACACAATCAGCGGTTGAACGACAATTCGAAATAATCGGCGAAGCACTCAACAGAATCAAAAAGATTGATGCCAGCCTGCTCGACCGCGTTGACAACTGGCGCGAAATTATCGGATTCAGAAATGTGATTGCACACGGTTACGATGTGATTGAGAATGAAATTGTCTGGAACTCCGTTAAAGAGGATATACCTGTGCTGCTTGACCAGTTGCAACGTTTACTCAAAGCGTAG